A single window of Salvia splendens isolate huo1 chromosome 8, SspV2, whole genome shotgun sequence DNA harbors:
- the LOC121744174 gene encoding uncharacterized protein LOC121744174 → METEGTGGMAKRMKSSVGEKELALQDGSTVEVSAEDNVVTSNSELVEMEISHILEKINNFTQMVSELLESGKSMLKELSNEFEERMILIHKEQMEKWQEEIKELRALDTANEETDALLQNAIYLIQNIHGGSES, encoded by the exons ATGGAAACTGAAGGCACTGGTGGAATGGCAAAACGAATGAAGAGTTCT GTTGGAGAAAAGGAGTTAGCCCTGCAAGATGGATCTACGGTAGAGGTTTCAGCTGAAGATAATGTCGTAACTTCGAATTCCGAACtggtggagatggagatctcTCACATCCTTGAAAAGATCAATAACTTCACTCAGATG GTGTCAGAGCTACTAGAATCAGGGAAGTCAATGCTGAAGGAACTGAGCAATGAGTTTGAAGAACGCATGATTTT AATACACAAGGAGCAGATGGAAAAGTGGCAGGAGGAGATCAAGGAACTTCGAGCACTTGACACTGCAAATGAGGAAACGGATGCTCTGCTGCAAAATGCTATATATCTAATTCAGAACATTCATGGTGGCTCTGAAAGTTAG